Proteins co-encoded in one Coregonus clupeaformis isolate EN_2021a chromosome 17, ASM2061545v1, whole genome shotgun sequence genomic window:
- the LOC121543230 gene encoding peroxisomal carnitine O-octanoyltransferase-like has product MANNNNNIIFTPFLPPKKKPDRDSEWRKLKDKSRNRINIGEAFTRWRDLKEEKSMPTDAEVALFLLDRLAAPPPQAAAPTPSPEDIIVNIDCLLQLFQRCEQCRRESVIQTQGDRTCLSVTQHCQSCNHLRTWASNVSSVQTHRGNGEEPQNTQVAEMQVALPSEDTDGALPSEDTDGALELTGSLQMEVTVDQPPRPGGSGTSLVREKKEGNKGAEENKKVTEVVLDSETDSAQSQEENGLSSQENEGGEERKGKSLGVWPFATEEEYQVTAAILKRFGEGIGKDLHQKLLQRGRTHRNWLEEWWLDAAYLELRYPSQLNVNFGGPAPYLEHCWPPTEGVQLQRNSISMWHTLQYWDLLRTERLDPHKNGNVVLDMDQFRMLFCTCKVPGVTKDTIINYFKTESEGPCPSHVVVMCKGRFFSFDAVCDGHILTPPELLRQLTYVKQCCEGEPAGDGVAALTSEERTRWVKAREYLIGIDPANKTLLETIQSSLFVVSLDDAKPYATAENYTPVSLEVLIGDPTIHWGDKSYNSIADGTFGSNCDGSETVRPMPLPEELVFTVDDRVRSDIAHAKQQYFETTQDLQVVCYAFTSFGKAAIKQRKLHPDTFIQLALQLAYYRQHGRSGSCYETAMTRRFYHGRTETMRPCTLEAQNWCRIMLNPVASAEAKRKALLLAFNKHNKLMAEAQNGKGFDRHLLGLYLIAKEEGLPMPDLFTDPLYSKRIVASCSAWKSSPETDAETLFQNLVTSLHEMLHLATTAQL; this is encoded by the exons ATGgccaataataacaacaatataatCTTTACACCCTTTTTACCACCGAAGAAGAAACCCGATCGAGATTCTGAGTGGAGAAAATTAAAGGACAAATCCAGAAATCGGATTAATATCGGAGAAGCTTTTACCAGATGGAGGGACCTCAAGGAGGAGAAATCTATGCCTACAGATGCCGAAGTGGCTTTGTTTTTGCTTGACAG GTTAGCTGCCCCCCCTCCACAAGCTGCTGCCCCCACTCCCTCCCCAGAAGATATTATAGTGAACATTGACTGCCTGCTGCAGCTGTTTCAGCGGTGTGAGCAGTGCAGGCGTGAGAGTGTGATCCAGACGCAGGGAGACAGGACGTGCCTCTCTGTGACCCAACACTGCCAGAGCTGCAACCACCTCAGGACATGGGCAAGCAACGTGTCTTCTGTCCAGACACACAGAGGAAATGGGGAGGAGCCACAGAACACCCAG GTGGCTGAGATGCAGGTGGCCCTGCCGTCTGAGGACACAGATGGGGCCCTGCCGTCTGAGGACACAGATGGGGCCCTGGAGCTGACTGGCTCTTTGCAGATGGAGGTGACTGTAGACCAGCCACCAAGACCAGGGGGAAGTGGCACGTCCTTGGTGAGGGAGAAGAAGGAGGGGAACAAAGGAGCAGAAGAGAACAAGAAAGTAACTGAGGTGGTGTTGGACAGTGAGACGGACAGTGCACAAAGCCAGGAGGAGAATGGCCTGTCCTCACAGGaaaatgagggaggagaggagagaaagggaaagtCCCTAGGAG tgtggcCGTTTGCTACAGAGGAGGAGTACCAGGTGACTGCGGCCATATTGAAGAGGTTTGGAGAGGGCATCGGCAAAGACCTGCACCAAAAACTACTGCAGAGAGGCAGGACTCACAGGAACTGG TTGGAGGAGTGGTGGCTGGATGCAGCCTATCTGGAATTGCGTTACCCCTCCCAGTTGAATGTGAACTTCGGAGGTCCTGCACCCTACCTAGAGCACTGCTGGCCCCCTACAGAGGGAGTACAGCTACAGAGGAATAGCATAAGCATGTGGCACACTCTACAATACTGGGACCTGCTCCGcac GGAGAGGCTGGACCCTCATAAGAACGGTAATGTGGTGTTGGATATGGACCAGTTCAGAATGCTGTTCTGTACATGCAAAGTTCCTGGAGTCACCAAGGATACCATCATCAACTACTTTAAGACAG AGAGCGAGGGTCCATGCCCCTCCCATGTGGTGGTGATGTGTAAGGGCCGTTTCTTCTCATTTGATGCAGTGTGTGACGGACACATTCTTACCCCTCCAGAGCTGCTCAG GCAGCTGACCTATGTGAAGCAGTGTTGTGAGGGGGAGCCAGCAGGAGATGGAGTCGCCGCTCTCACCTCAGAGGAGAGGACACGCTGGGTTAAG gccaGGGAGTATCTGATAGGTATAGATCCAGCCAATAAGACCCTCTTAGAGACCATCCAGAGCAGTCTGTTTGTGGTCTCACTGGACGATGCTAAACCCTACGCTACTGCAGAGAACTACACAccg GTGTCCCTGGAGGTGCTGATAGGAGACCCTACCATCCACTGGGGAGACAAATCCTACAACTCCATCGCCGACGGAACCTTCGGATCCAACTGTGAC ggcTCTGAGACAGTGCGGCCTATGCCTCTTCCTGAAGAGTTGGTCTTCACTGTGGATGACAGAGTCAGGAGTGACATTGCACATGCCAAGCAACAGTACTTTGAGACT aCCCAGGACTTGCAGGTGGTGTGTTATGCCTTCACCTCGTTTGGGAAAGCAGCTATCAAACAGAGGAAGCTCCACCCAGACACCTTCATACAACTGGCCCTTCAACTGGCTTATTACAGACAGCATGGGAG GTCAGGTAGTTGCTATGAGACAGCGATGACCAGAAGGTTCTACCACGGCAGGACTGAGACCATGAGGCCCTGTACCCTGGAAGCACAGAACTGGTGCCGCATCATGCTCAACCCTGTAGCCAGC GCTGAGGCTAAGAGGAAAGCCCTGCTGCTGGCCTTCAACAAGCACAACAAACTGATGGCCGAGGCACAGAACGGAAAAGGTTTTGACAGACATCTCCTGGGCCTGTACCTGATCGCCAAGGAGGAGGGACTTCCTATGCCAGACCTTTTCACTGATCCACTGTATTCCaagag GATTGTGGCTTCCTGTTCGGCGTGGAAGTCCAGTCCAGAGACGGATGCAGAGACCCTGTTCCAGAACCTGGTTACCTCCCTACATGAGATGCTACATCTGGCTACCACAGCTCAgctctaa